Proteins encoded by one window of Salvia splendens isolate huo1 chromosome 14, SspV2, whole genome shotgun sequence:
- the LOC121765433 gene encoding protein TIME FOR COFFEE-like isoform X2: MERTRDLRRATVSAANCSPRRRQRITTLRDSIDEDRQMELQETVRLGDREQLSRKDREREFPKRRRIDRSAAQQRSDGGESCRENESTDSSDEEYFEEEDEMRIHQHNRVNQISPTSSSLSNNRRGLRTLRSSPVLKSAADEMFGVPVPRRARSSSAKRLQEYCNSASGGFGEDLSLRRISPLRAAVSLIGSGDSMKKKKSSERRMPISNPKQSAIEDDIEIEVAEALFDLMKQSQSQSQSQLQSSETKNVDRERLITSSDELKMSKADCGKDENNAFSVQNEPSKKVNAGTDMGGDSMKELKRDGRIEKERFPDDTAVSVYGFVNKVKVGSPKESESPSCVIVNACDIQDPTVTKAHYDAIIVEAKKETKLEIDLMSSPLLSSPEREGLVDMGTHPGVMAEAVQKKSEVAAKDQQLNLDVEKHCNQQQGQKENKNQSPTSLLHFPIGMSSWPGVLPHPGFMPPLPVNGIAKSSLIMQPPQFKFSQPRPKRCAAHQYLALSIHCHQQLIKESLSAGPTALCGNKSPTLKNTPPAQNFFPGNLFLGEFQGGQNLAIDSVGNGKDKSSDAAVALNATSTKSLLQQASHPASASSFLHGHGFWLPFGHHQATMTAPVNSSGSPQSATSAANATLQSTSAGRLPINFPSPNASTALSLNHPMLPSNESSPYMAILQNNIPISTNIPMPPFNGGSPSMPFFNSSLYPSLAFNQQQFTTSHASAQSASPNTNLSSHRQPQSSAKTSENKLPTSVSANLQSEKAVQPSYSSNKYNAEVNWKSGASLAPGFISHSAKPNNSPQQMNYAMYSPTSVGNGAAGNKQIDPPQQGSKGRVELIPQAYAFSFGSNSSATPVLNFSSMAQSSGMFHMLPDTSLNGNQIHQKNFHNSEGKSLGSGGQSFSSEISALSTMGPPKFDARTVNFLPSSFSGSQPFQTSSGVPVPNFQQHQLIQLQDHQMHQVKSSNPHNIHGSFLNGILPSSSSSSSPMFDSPSFHPKWENFPRSAAPESATSNIPQLKSSQGHTHSINFGNGPIQGHQFVMKSESRNATSVASTTPPLPSQEVDGQKSSSPACRRNVPSILSACPSQLPELKY, encoded by the exons ATGGAGAGAACCAGAGATTTACGAAGAGCGACTGTCTCCGCCGCTAATTGTTCGCCGAGAAGGCGGCAAAGGATTACTACTCTCAGAGATTCAATCG ACGAGGATAGACAGATGGAACTGCAGGAGACCGTGAGGTTAGGAGATCGAGAGCAGTTATCGAGGAAGGACCGTGAACGCGAGTTTCCGAAGCGGAGGAGAATCGATAGGTCTGCGGCGCAGCAGAGAAGTGATGGCGGTGAGAGTTGCAGAGAGAACGAGAGTACGGACTCGAGTGACGAGGAGTATTTTGAAGAGGAAGATGAGATGCGGATTCATCAGCATAATCGGGTAAATCAAATCTCGCCGACGTCTTCTTCTCTGTCAAATAATCGCCGGGGCCTCCGTACGCTCCGGTCATCGCCTGTTCTGAAATCCGCTGCCGATGAAATGTTCGGTGTTCCTGTACCTCGAAGAGCTCGCTCTT CTTCGGCGAAGAGGTTGCAAGAGTACTGCAATTCAGCGAGCGGCGGCTTCGGAGAAGACTTGAGCCTACGGAGAATTTCACCGTTGCGAGCGGCGGTGAGTCTGATTGGTTCTGGTGACtcgatgaagaagaag AAATCTTCAGAGCGAAGAATGCCGATTTCAAATCCCAAGCAGTCGGCGATTGAAGATGACATTGAGATCGAGGTTGCTGAAGCTCTGTTCGATCTGATGAAACAATCTCAGTCGCAATCCCAATCCCAACTCCAATCTTCGGAAACAAAAAATGTTGACAGAGAGAGATTAATCACATCCAGCGACG AGTTAAAGATGTCAAAAGCTGATTGTGGCAAGGATGAGAATAACGCCTTTTCAGTTCAAAATGAGCCATCAAAGAAAGTGAATGCTGGAACAGATATGGGCGGCGACTCGATGAAAGAGCTAAAGAGAGATGGAAGGATTGAGAAAGAGAGATTTCCGGATGACACAGCAGTGAGTGTGTATGGGTTTGTGAATAAAGTTAAAGTGGGGTCTCCAAAAGAAAGCGAATCGCCATCATGTGTTATAGTAAATGCTTGTGATATTCAGGATCCGACAGTGACAAAAGC GCATTATGACGCAATTATTGTTGAGGCTAAGAAGGAAACTAAGCTGGAGATTGATTTGATG TCATCTCCCTTGCTCTCTTCGCCGGAGAGAGAGGGTTTGGTGGATATGGGGACTCATCCTGGCGTTATGGCTGAAGCTGTTCAAAAG AAGAGTGAGGTTGCTGCAAAGGATCAACAATTAAATCTTGATGTCGAGAAGCATTGCAATCAGCAGCAAGGTCAGAAGGAGAACAAAAATCAAT CACCAacttccttgttgcatttccCTATTGGTATGAGTAGCTGGCCTGGTGTTCTTCCTCATCCAGG ATTCATGCCTCCCCTGCCTGTAAATGGAATCGCAAAATCTTCATTGATAATGCAG CCGCCTCAATTTAAATTCTCCCAGCCTCGACCAAAGAGATGCGCCGCACATCAATACCTCGCGCTAAGCATCCATTGCCACCAGCAGCTCATCAAGGAATCTCTATCAGCTGGTCCTACTGCTTTGTGTGGAAACAAGTCACCGACCCTTAAAAATACACCACCAGCCCAAAATTTCTTCCCCGGAAACCTGTTTCTCGGAGAGTTTCAAGGAGGTCAGAATCTAGCAATTGATTCTGTTGGAAATGGAAAAGATAAGAGCTCTGATGCTGCCGTGGCTTTAAATGCCACAAGCACCAAGTCCTTGCTTCAACAAGCTTCACATCCAGCCTCAGCTTCTAGTTTCTTG CATGGCCATGGTTTTTGGTTGCCATTTGGGCACCATCAAGCAACAATGACGGCACCAGTCAATTCTTCTGGATCTCCTCAATCTGCAACCTCAGCTGCAAATGCTACTTTGCAGTCTACTTCAGCTGGGCGTCTTCCGATCAACTTTCCTTCACCTAATGCATCAACTGCTTTGAGCTTGAACCATCCAATGTTGCCTTCAAATGAATCTTCCCCATACATGGCCATACTACAGAACAATATCCCTATTTCAACAAACATTCCAATGCCACCCTTTAACGGAGGATCCCCCTCAATGCCCTTCTTTAACTCCTCTTTATATCCTTCCCTGGCATTTAATCAGCAGCAGTTCACCACTTCTCATGCTTCAGCCCAGTCAGCTTCTCCAAATACGAACTTGTCTTCACACAGGCAACCACAGTCCAGTGCTAAAACCAGTGAGAATAAACTCCCAACTTCAGTATCTGCAAATCTGCAGTCAGAGAAGGCGGTCCAGCCTTCCTACTCGTCCAACAAGTATAATGCGGAGGTTAATTGGAAAAGTGGTGCGTCGCTTGCTCCTGGCTTTATATCTCACTCTGCAAAGCCTAATAATTCTCCACAACAAATGAACTATGCAATGTATTCACCTACATCGGTAGGTAATGGTGCCGCTGGCAATAAGCAGATTGATCCTCCTCAACAGGGTTCCAAGGGTAGAGTCGAGCTGATTCCTCAGGCATATGCTTTTTCTTTCGGTTCAAATTCTTCTGCGACCCCGGTGCTCAACTTCTCATCCATGGCTCAGAGCTCCGGTATGTTCCATATGCTTCCTGACACGTCTCTGAATGGTAATCAGATACACCAGAAGAATTTCCACAATTCCGAAGGGAAGTCCTTAGGCAGTGGTGGTCAGTCTTTCAGCTCAGAGATATCAGCCCTCTCGACCATGGGACCTCCCAAGTTTGATGCTCGAACTGTTAACTTTCTTCCATCCTCCTTCAGTGGAAGCCAACCATTTCAGACGTCTTCTGGTGTTCCTGTCCCGAATTTTCAGCAGCATCAGCTGATTCAACTTCAGGATCACCAAATGCATCAAGTTAAGTCTTCAAATCCTCATAACATTCATGGATCTTTCCTTAATGGCATACTCCCGAGTagtagcagcagcagcagccctATGTTCGACTCTCCATCGTTCCACCCCAAATGGGAGAATTTCCCTAGAAGCGCAGCTCCTGAGTCTGCCACCTCGAACATTCCTCAACTGAAATCTTCTCAAGGCCACACTCATAGTATAAATTTCGGTAATGGTCCAATTCAAGGACATCAGTTTGTGATGAAGAGCGagtcgagaaatgccacttctgTGGCCTCAACAACTCCACCACTACCCTCCCAAGAGGTGGACGGCCAAAAGTCGTCGTCCCCTGCTTGCAGACGGAACGTGCCATCTATTCTAAGCGCATGTCCCAGCCAATTGCCGGAGCTCAAGTACTGA
- the LOC121765433 gene encoding protein TIME FOR COFFEE-like isoform X4, with protein sequence MERTRDLRRATVSAANCSPRRRQRITTLRDSIDEDRQMELQETVRLGDREQLSRKDREREFPKRRRIDRSAAQQRSDGGESCRENESTDSSDEEYFEEEDEMRIHQHNRVNQISPTSSSLSNNRRGLRTLRSSPVLKSAADEMFGVPVPRRARSSSAKRLQEYCNSASGGFGEDLSLRRISPLRAAKSSERRMPISNPKQSAIEDDIEIEVAEALFDLMKQSQSQSQSQLQSSETKNVDRERLITSSDELKMSKADCGKDENNAFSVQNEPSKKVNAGTDMGGDSMKELKRDGRIEKERFPDDTAVSVYGFVNKVKVGSPKESESPSCVIVNACDIQDPTVTKAHYDAIIVEAKKETKLEIDLMSSPLLSSPEREGLVDMGTHPGVMAEAVQKKSEVAAKDQQLNLDVEKHCNQQQGQKENKNQSPTSLLHFPIGMSSWPGVLPHPGFMPPLPVNGIAKSSLIMQPPQFKFSQPRPKRCAAHQYLALSIHCHQQLIKESLSAGPTALCGNKSPTLKNTPPAQNFFPGNLFLGEFQGGQNLAIDSVGNGKDKSSDAAVALNATSTKSLLQQASHPASASSFLHGHGFWLPFGHHQATMTAPVNSSGSPQSATSAANATLQSTSAGRLPINFPSPNASTALSLNHPMLPSNESSPYMAILQNNIPISTNIPMPPFNGGSPSMPFFNSSLYPSLAFNQQQFTTSHASAQSASPNTNLSSHRQPQSSAKTSENKLPTSVSANLQSEKAVQPSYSSNKYNAEVNWKSGASLAPGFISHSAKPNNSPQQMNYAMYSPTSVGNGAAGNKQIDPPQQGSKGRVELIPQAYAFSFGSNSSATPVLNFSSMAQSSGMFHMLPDTSLNGNQIHQKNFHNSEGKSLGSGGQSFSSEISALSTMGPPKFDARTVNFLPSSFSGSQPFQTSSGVPVPNFQQHQLIQLQDHQMHQVKSSNPHNIHGSFLNGILPSSSSSSSPMFDSPSFHPKWENFPRSAAPESATSNIPQLKSSQGHTHSINFGNGPIQGHQFVMKSESRNATSVASTTPPLPSQEVDGQKSSSPACRRNVPSILSACPSQLPELKY encoded by the exons ATGGAGAGAACCAGAGATTTACGAAGAGCGACTGTCTCCGCCGCTAATTGTTCGCCGAGAAGGCGGCAAAGGATTACTACTCTCAGAGATTCAATCG ACGAGGATAGACAGATGGAACTGCAGGAGACCGTGAGGTTAGGAGATCGAGAGCAGTTATCGAGGAAGGACCGTGAACGCGAGTTTCCGAAGCGGAGGAGAATCGATAGGTCTGCGGCGCAGCAGAGAAGTGATGGCGGTGAGAGTTGCAGAGAGAACGAGAGTACGGACTCGAGTGACGAGGAGTATTTTGAAGAGGAAGATGAGATGCGGATTCATCAGCATAATCGGGTAAATCAAATCTCGCCGACGTCTTCTTCTCTGTCAAATAATCGCCGGGGCCTCCGTACGCTCCGGTCATCGCCTGTTCTGAAATCCGCTGCCGATGAAATGTTCGGTGTTCCTGTACCTCGAAGAGCTCGCTCTT CTTCGGCGAAGAGGTTGCAAGAGTACTGCAATTCAGCGAGCGGCGGCTTCGGAGAAGACTTGAGCCTACGGAGAATTTCACCGTTGCGAGCGGCG AAATCTTCAGAGCGAAGAATGCCGATTTCAAATCCCAAGCAGTCGGCGATTGAAGATGACATTGAGATCGAGGTTGCTGAAGCTCTGTTCGATCTGATGAAACAATCTCAGTCGCAATCCCAATCCCAACTCCAATCTTCGGAAACAAAAAATGTTGACAGAGAGAGATTAATCACATCCAGCGACG AGTTAAAGATGTCAAAAGCTGATTGTGGCAAGGATGAGAATAACGCCTTTTCAGTTCAAAATGAGCCATCAAAGAAAGTGAATGCTGGAACAGATATGGGCGGCGACTCGATGAAAGAGCTAAAGAGAGATGGAAGGATTGAGAAAGAGAGATTTCCGGATGACACAGCAGTGAGTGTGTATGGGTTTGTGAATAAAGTTAAAGTGGGGTCTCCAAAAGAAAGCGAATCGCCATCATGTGTTATAGTAAATGCTTGTGATATTCAGGATCCGACAGTGACAAAAGC GCATTATGACGCAATTATTGTTGAGGCTAAGAAGGAAACTAAGCTGGAGATTGATTTGATG TCATCTCCCTTGCTCTCTTCGCCGGAGAGAGAGGGTTTGGTGGATATGGGGACTCATCCTGGCGTTATGGCTGAAGCTGTTCAAAAG AAGAGTGAGGTTGCTGCAAAGGATCAACAATTAAATCTTGATGTCGAGAAGCATTGCAATCAGCAGCAAGGTCAGAAGGAGAACAAAAATCAAT CACCAacttccttgttgcatttccCTATTGGTATGAGTAGCTGGCCTGGTGTTCTTCCTCATCCAGG ATTCATGCCTCCCCTGCCTGTAAATGGAATCGCAAAATCTTCATTGATAATGCAG CCGCCTCAATTTAAATTCTCCCAGCCTCGACCAAAGAGATGCGCCGCACATCAATACCTCGCGCTAAGCATCCATTGCCACCAGCAGCTCATCAAGGAATCTCTATCAGCTGGTCCTACTGCTTTGTGTGGAAACAAGTCACCGACCCTTAAAAATACACCACCAGCCCAAAATTTCTTCCCCGGAAACCTGTTTCTCGGAGAGTTTCAAGGAGGTCAGAATCTAGCAATTGATTCTGTTGGAAATGGAAAAGATAAGAGCTCTGATGCTGCCGTGGCTTTAAATGCCACAAGCACCAAGTCCTTGCTTCAACAAGCTTCACATCCAGCCTCAGCTTCTAGTTTCTTG CATGGCCATGGTTTTTGGTTGCCATTTGGGCACCATCAAGCAACAATGACGGCACCAGTCAATTCTTCTGGATCTCCTCAATCTGCAACCTCAGCTGCAAATGCTACTTTGCAGTCTACTTCAGCTGGGCGTCTTCCGATCAACTTTCCTTCACCTAATGCATCAACTGCTTTGAGCTTGAACCATCCAATGTTGCCTTCAAATGAATCTTCCCCATACATGGCCATACTACAGAACAATATCCCTATTTCAACAAACATTCCAATGCCACCCTTTAACGGAGGATCCCCCTCAATGCCCTTCTTTAACTCCTCTTTATATCCTTCCCTGGCATTTAATCAGCAGCAGTTCACCACTTCTCATGCTTCAGCCCAGTCAGCTTCTCCAAATACGAACTTGTCTTCACACAGGCAACCACAGTCCAGTGCTAAAACCAGTGAGAATAAACTCCCAACTTCAGTATCTGCAAATCTGCAGTCAGAGAAGGCGGTCCAGCCTTCCTACTCGTCCAACAAGTATAATGCGGAGGTTAATTGGAAAAGTGGTGCGTCGCTTGCTCCTGGCTTTATATCTCACTCTGCAAAGCCTAATAATTCTCCACAACAAATGAACTATGCAATGTATTCACCTACATCGGTAGGTAATGGTGCCGCTGGCAATAAGCAGATTGATCCTCCTCAACAGGGTTCCAAGGGTAGAGTCGAGCTGATTCCTCAGGCATATGCTTTTTCTTTCGGTTCAAATTCTTCTGCGACCCCGGTGCTCAACTTCTCATCCATGGCTCAGAGCTCCGGTATGTTCCATATGCTTCCTGACACGTCTCTGAATGGTAATCAGATACACCAGAAGAATTTCCACAATTCCGAAGGGAAGTCCTTAGGCAGTGGTGGTCAGTCTTTCAGCTCAGAGATATCAGCCCTCTCGACCATGGGACCTCCCAAGTTTGATGCTCGAACTGTTAACTTTCTTCCATCCTCCTTCAGTGGAAGCCAACCATTTCAGACGTCTTCTGGTGTTCCTGTCCCGAATTTTCAGCAGCATCAGCTGATTCAACTTCAGGATCACCAAATGCATCAAGTTAAGTCTTCAAATCCTCATAACATTCATGGATCTTTCCTTAATGGCATACTCCCGAGTagtagcagcagcagcagccctATGTTCGACTCTCCATCGTTCCACCCCAAATGGGAGAATTTCCCTAGAAGCGCAGCTCCTGAGTCTGCCACCTCGAACATTCCTCAACTGAAATCTTCTCAAGGCCACACTCATAGTATAAATTTCGGTAATGGTCCAATTCAAGGACATCAGTTTGTGATGAAGAGCGagtcgagaaatgccacttctgTGGCCTCAACAACTCCACCACTACCCTCCCAAGAGGTGGACGGCCAAAAGTCGTCGTCCCCTGCTTGCAGACGGAACGTGCCATCTATTCTAAGCGCATGTCCCAGCCAATTGCCGGAGCTCAAGTACTGA
- the LOC121765433 gene encoding protein TIME FOR COFFEE-like isoform X3 yields the protein MERTRDLRRATVSAANCSPRRRQRITTLRDSIDEDRQMELQETVRLGDREQLSRKDREREFPKRRRIDRSAAQQRSDGGESCRENESTDSSDEEYFEEEDEMRIHQHNRVNQISPTSSSLSNNRRGLRTLRSSPVLKSAADEMFGVPVPRRARSSSAKRLQEYCNSASGGFGEDLSLRRISPLRAAVSLIGSGDSMKKKMKSSERRMPISNPKQSAIEDDIEIEVAEALFDLMKQSQSQSQSQLQSSETKNVDRERLITSSDELKMSKADCGKDENNAFSVQNEPSKKVNAGTDMGGDSMKELKRDGRIEKERFPDDTAVSVYGFVNKVKVGSPKESESPSCVIVNACDIQDPTVTKAHYDAIIVEAKKETKLEIDLMSSPLLSSPEREGLVDMGTHPGVMAEAVQKKSEVAAKDQQLNLDVEKHCNQQQAPTSLLHFPIGMSSWPGVLPHPGFMPPLPVNGIAKSSLIMQPPQFKFSQPRPKRCAAHQYLALSIHCHQQLIKESLSAGPTALCGNKSPTLKNTPPAQNFFPGNLFLGEFQGGQNLAIDSVGNGKDKSSDAAVALNATSTKSLLQQASHPASASSFLHGHGFWLPFGHHQATMTAPVNSSGSPQSATSAANATLQSTSAGRLPINFPSPNASTALSLNHPMLPSNESSPYMAILQNNIPISTNIPMPPFNGGSPSMPFFNSSLYPSLAFNQQQFTTSHASAQSASPNTNLSSHRQPQSSAKTSENKLPTSVSANLQSEKAVQPSYSSNKYNAEVNWKSGASLAPGFISHSAKPNNSPQQMNYAMYSPTSVGNGAAGNKQIDPPQQGSKGRVELIPQAYAFSFGSNSSATPVLNFSSMAQSSGMFHMLPDTSLNGNQIHQKNFHNSEGKSLGSGGQSFSSEISALSTMGPPKFDARTVNFLPSSFSGSQPFQTSSGVPVPNFQQHQLIQLQDHQMHQVKSSNPHNIHGSFLNGILPSSSSSSSPMFDSPSFHPKWENFPRSAAPESATSNIPQLKSSQGHTHSINFGNGPIQGHQFVMKSESRNATSVASTTPPLPSQEVDGQKSSSPACRRNVPSILSACPSQLPELKY from the exons ATGGAGAGAACCAGAGATTTACGAAGAGCGACTGTCTCCGCCGCTAATTGTTCGCCGAGAAGGCGGCAAAGGATTACTACTCTCAGAGATTCAATCG ACGAGGATAGACAGATGGAACTGCAGGAGACCGTGAGGTTAGGAGATCGAGAGCAGTTATCGAGGAAGGACCGTGAACGCGAGTTTCCGAAGCGGAGGAGAATCGATAGGTCTGCGGCGCAGCAGAGAAGTGATGGCGGTGAGAGTTGCAGAGAGAACGAGAGTACGGACTCGAGTGACGAGGAGTATTTTGAAGAGGAAGATGAGATGCGGATTCATCAGCATAATCGGGTAAATCAAATCTCGCCGACGTCTTCTTCTCTGTCAAATAATCGCCGGGGCCTCCGTACGCTCCGGTCATCGCCTGTTCTGAAATCCGCTGCCGATGAAATGTTCGGTGTTCCTGTACCTCGAAGAGCTCGCTCTT CTTCGGCGAAGAGGTTGCAAGAGTACTGCAATTCAGCGAGCGGCGGCTTCGGAGAAGACTTGAGCCTACGGAGAATTTCACCGTTGCGAGCGGCGGTGAGTCTGATTGGTTCTGGTGACtcgatgaagaagaagatg AAATCTTCAGAGCGAAGAATGCCGATTTCAAATCCCAAGCAGTCGGCGATTGAAGATGACATTGAGATCGAGGTTGCTGAAGCTCTGTTCGATCTGATGAAACAATCTCAGTCGCAATCCCAATCCCAACTCCAATCTTCGGAAACAAAAAATGTTGACAGAGAGAGATTAATCACATCCAGCGACG AGTTAAAGATGTCAAAAGCTGATTGTGGCAAGGATGAGAATAACGCCTTTTCAGTTCAAAATGAGCCATCAAAGAAAGTGAATGCTGGAACAGATATGGGCGGCGACTCGATGAAAGAGCTAAAGAGAGATGGAAGGATTGAGAAAGAGAGATTTCCGGATGACACAGCAGTGAGTGTGTATGGGTTTGTGAATAAAGTTAAAGTGGGGTCTCCAAAAGAAAGCGAATCGCCATCATGTGTTATAGTAAATGCTTGTGATATTCAGGATCCGACAGTGACAAAAGC GCATTATGACGCAATTATTGTTGAGGCTAAGAAGGAAACTAAGCTGGAGATTGATTTGATG TCATCTCCCTTGCTCTCTTCGCCGGAGAGAGAGGGTTTGGTGGATATGGGGACTCATCCTGGCGTTATGGCTGAAGCTGTTCAAAAG AAGAGTGAGGTTGCTGCAAAGGATCAACAATTAAATCTTGATGTCGAGAAGCATTGCAATCAGCAGCAAG CACCAacttccttgttgcatttccCTATTGGTATGAGTAGCTGGCCTGGTGTTCTTCCTCATCCAGG ATTCATGCCTCCCCTGCCTGTAAATGGAATCGCAAAATCTTCATTGATAATGCAG CCGCCTCAATTTAAATTCTCCCAGCCTCGACCAAAGAGATGCGCCGCACATCAATACCTCGCGCTAAGCATCCATTGCCACCAGCAGCTCATCAAGGAATCTCTATCAGCTGGTCCTACTGCTTTGTGTGGAAACAAGTCACCGACCCTTAAAAATACACCACCAGCCCAAAATTTCTTCCCCGGAAACCTGTTTCTCGGAGAGTTTCAAGGAGGTCAGAATCTAGCAATTGATTCTGTTGGAAATGGAAAAGATAAGAGCTCTGATGCTGCCGTGGCTTTAAATGCCACAAGCACCAAGTCCTTGCTTCAACAAGCTTCACATCCAGCCTCAGCTTCTAGTTTCTTG CATGGCCATGGTTTTTGGTTGCCATTTGGGCACCATCAAGCAACAATGACGGCACCAGTCAATTCTTCTGGATCTCCTCAATCTGCAACCTCAGCTGCAAATGCTACTTTGCAGTCTACTTCAGCTGGGCGTCTTCCGATCAACTTTCCTTCACCTAATGCATCAACTGCTTTGAGCTTGAACCATCCAATGTTGCCTTCAAATGAATCTTCCCCATACATGGCCATACTACAGAACAATATCCCTATTTCAACAAACATTCCAATGCCACCCTTTAACGGAGGATCCCCCTCAATGCCCTTCTTTAACTCCTCTTTATATCCTTCCCTGGCATTTAATCAGCAGCAGTTCACCACTTCTCATGCTTCAGCCCAGTCAGCTTCTCCAAATACGAACTTGTCTTCACACAGGCAACCACAGTCCAGTGCTAAAACCAGTGAGAATAAACTCCCAACTTCAGTATCTGCAAATCTGCAGTCAGAGAAGGCGGTCCAGCCTTCCTACTCGTCCAACAAGTATAATGCGGAGGTTAATTGGAAAAGTGGTGCGTCGCTTGCTCCTGGCTTTATATCTCACTCTGCAAAGCCTAATAATTCTCCACAACAAATGAACTATGCAATGTATTCACCTACATCGGTAGGTAATGGTGCCGCTGGCAATAAGCAGATTGATCCTCCTCAACAGGGTTCCAAGGGTAGAGTCGAGCTGATTCCTCAGGCATATGCTTTTTCTTTCGGTTCAAATTCTTCTGCGACCCCGGTGCTCAACTTCTCATCCATGGCTCAGAGCTCCGGTATGTTCCATATGCTTCCTGACACGTCTCTGAATGGTAATCAGATACACCAGAAGAATTTCCACAATTCCGAAGGGAAGTCCTTAGGCAGTGGTGGTCAGTCTTTCAGCTCAGAGATATCAGCCCTCTCGACCATGGGACCTCCCAAGTTTGATGCTCGAACTGTTAACTTTCTTCCATCCTCCTTCAGTGGAAGCCAACCATTTCAGACGTCTTCTGGTGTTCCTGTCCCGAATTTTCAGCAGCATCAGCTGATTCAACTTCAGGATCACCAAATGCATCAAGTTAAGTCTTCAAATCCTCATAACATTCATGGATCTTTCCTTAATGGCATACTCCCGAGTagtagcagcagcagcagccctATGTTCGACTCTCCATCGTTCCACCCCAAATGGGAGAATTTCCCTAGAAGCGCAGCTCCTGAGTCTGCCACCTCGAACATTCCTCAACTGAAATCTTCTCAAGGCCACACTCATAGTATAAATTTCGGTAATGGTCCAATTCAAGGACATCAGTTTGTGATGAAGAGCGagtcgagaaatgccacttctgTGGCCTCAACAACTCCACCACTACCCTCCCAAGAGGTGGACGGCCAAAAGTCGTCGTCCCCTGCTTGCAGACGGAACGTGCCATCTATTCTAAGCGCATGTCCCAGCCAATTGCCGGAGCTCAAGTACTGA